In candidate division KSB1 bacterium, a genomic segment contains:
- a CDS encoding YbaK/EbsC family protein — protein sequence MPVKALKEFLDRHKVKYTTINHSTAYTAQEIAAAAHVPGKELAKTVVVKLDGKMALAVLPASQRIDFDRLKELAGAGKVELASEREFKELFPECEVGAMPPFGNLYGMEVYAARALSEDAEIAFNAGSHTQLIRLAYKDFARLVQPKIGDFAR from the coding sequence ATGCCAGTCAAAGCGCTCAAAGAGTTCTTGGACCGCCACAAGGTCAAGTATACCACCATCAATCACTCAACTGCCTACACGGCGCAGGAGATTGCCGCGGCAGCGCACGTGCCTGGCAAGGAGCTCGCCAAGACTGTGGTGGTCAAACTTGACGGCAAGATGGCGTTGGCGGTGTTGCCAGCTTCCCAGCGTATTGATTTTGATCGGCTGAAGGAGCTGGCTGGTGCGGGAAAAGTGGAGCTGGCCAGCGAGCGGGAGTTTAAGGAGCTCTTCCCTGAGTGCGAAGTGGGCGCCATGCCACCTTTTGGTAATCTCTATGGCATGGAGGTTTACGCCGCCAGGGCACTCAGCGAGGATGCGGAGATCGCTTTCAACGCGGGCTCCCACACGCAGCTGATCAGGCTCGCCTATAAGGACTTTGCCCGATTGGTGCAGCCGAAGATCGGCGACTTTGCGCGCTAA
- a CDS encoding uroporphyrinogen decarboxylase family protein, giving the protein MTSRERVKTIFARQQADRTGFWLGKPHEDTWPIYLRAFGCQEEESLRRLLGDDFRWICFQYSCYRHPEGRPIFDTRPRDRALGAAGVLADCEDPRQVADFPWPDPELLVFDEWLRALEQAGEVYRASGFWCPFFHDVAAFFGMENYFVKMYTHPEVVHAVTRRVVDFYLEANRRLYARAGELIDGFFFGNDFGSQRDLLLSPEQFDEFVLPYMRELVEQAKAFGYQVILHSCGSVFKLLGRFVGLGIDALHPLQARAAHMDADTLSATVKGKIAFLGGVDTQDLLVHGSPAEVVAEVHRLQRVLGPCLVVSPSHEALLPNVPPRNVLAMARAATGMAA; this is encoded by the coding sequence ATGACATCTCGCGAACGGGTCAAGACCATCTTTGCCAGGCAGCAGGCCGATCGCACCGGCTTTTGGCTGGGCAAGCCCCACGAAGATACCTGGCCCATTTACCTGCGTGCTTTCGGCTGTCAGGAGGAAGAGAGCTTGCGGCGGCTGTTGGGGGACGATTTTCGCTGGATCTGCTTCCAGTACAGCTGCTATCGCCACCCTGAGGGGAGGCCAATCTTCGACACGCGGCCACGCGACCGCGCTCTCGGCGCCGCAGGCGTGTTGGCAGACTGCGAAGACCCTAGGCAAGTGGCCGATTTTCCCTGGCCCGACCCTGAGTTGCTCGTTTTCGACGAGTGGCTAAGGGCTTTGGAACAGGCGGGCGAAGTCTATCGCGCCAGCGGGTTCTGGTGCCCGTTCTTTCACGACGTCGCCGCATTCTTCGGCATGGAAAACTACTTTGTCAAGATGTACACCCACCCGGAGGTGGTGCATGCGGTGACGCGGCGGGTGGTGGACTTTTACCTTGAGGCAAATCGTCGACTGTACGCCCGGGCCGGAGAGTTGATCGACGGCTTTTTCTTTGGCAACGACTTCGGTTCGCAGCGGGACCTGCTCCTTTCGCCGGAGCAGTTCGACGAGTTCGTGCTCCCCTATATGCGGGAGCTGGTGGAGCAGGCAAAAGCCTTTGGCTATCAGGTGATTCTGCACTCCTGTGGCTCCGTCTTTAAGCTGCTGGGACGCTTCGTGGGTTTGGGCATTGACGCACTCCATCCCCTCCAGGCGCGTGCCGCACACATGGATGCCGACACCCTGAGCGCTACCGTGAAGGGAAAGATTGCCTTCTTGGGCGGTGTGGATACCCAAGATTTGCTTGTGCACGGCTCGCCGGCCGAGGTGGTAGCGGAGGTCCACCGCTTGCAGCGGGTCCTCGGCCCCTGCCTCGTGGTTAGTCCAAGCCACGAGGCTCTCCTTCCTAACGTGCCGCCTCGCAACGTGCTGGCCATGGCGCGCGCCGCCACCGGAATGGCCGCTTGA
- a CDS encoding NYN domain-containing protein, whose product MKRIGVFIDIQNIYMTTKTRFQQGKINFRVLRDYFSRDHAITTFTAFTCFDPDNNRQRDFFNLLGLIGYRVVAKPIKRLPDGTAKASMDMEMAVEILTQAPRLDEIVLITGDGDFVALVNHLCAMGKVVTVVGPDQLTAPELIQACHEFINLHQIEGILDLEGRGGDRRALDQAALLSTDELPAEVDVP is encoded by the coding sequence ATGAAGCGAATAGGCGTCTTTATCGACATCCAAAACATCTACATGACCACCAAGACGAGGTTCCAGCAGGGCAAGATCAACTTCCGCGTTTTGCGCGACTATTTCTCGCGGGACCACGCAATAACCACCTTTACCGCATTCACCTGCTTCGATCCCGACAACAATAGGCAGCGCGACTTTTTCAATCTTCTCGGTCTCATTGGCTATCGCGTGGTGGCCAAGCCTATCAAGCGCCTTCCCGACGGCACAGCCAAGGCAAGCATGGACATGGAGATGGCCGTGGAGATTCTCACCCAGGCGCCCCGCCTGGATGAGATCGTGCTGATCACCGGAGATGGCGACTTTGTGGCTCTGGTGAACCACTTGTGCGCCATGGGCAAGGTGGTGACGGTGGTGGGCCCGGACCAGCTCACGGCGCCGGAGCTCATTCAGGCATGTCATGAGTTCATCAATCTGCACCAAATTGAAGGCATCCTCGATCTTGAGGGTCGTGGAGGGGACCGGCGCGCCCTGGACCAGGCGGCGCTGCTAAGCACCGACGAGCTTCCCGCCGAGGTGGACGTGCCGTAA